One Sporocytophaga myxococcoides DNA segment encodes these proteins:
- a CDS encoding urease accessory protein UreF has protein sequence MSSDHNLLLLFQLADSAFPVGGFAYSYGLESAAKQGFIKSEEDLRKYLITFSQQLISFDFPFVSDAFGLDADKDSLASLKKLLGNYDAMLMNPMIKKSSCVIGRNWIRISKQLSDTIKLEELDMIFSNKNLSYDFPIVYGMTIKILNVSYHRALYLYFYMALRDQISALIRLGLAGPSRAHIELRYILESFAEQISLYVPVSHKHAYKSAYLLEIAQLSHDKVYSKLFQN, from the coding sequence ATGAGCTCAGATCATAATCTTCTGCTCTTATTCCAGCTTGCTGACTCTGCCTTTCCAGTTGGTGGTTTTGCCTATTCCTACGGTTTGGAGTCTGCAGCTAAGCAGGGTTTCATAAAGAGTGAAGAAGATCTGAGAAAATACCTTATTACATTTTCCCAACAACTGATCTCATTTGACTTTCCATTTGTTTCCGATGCTTTTGGGCTTGATGCCGATAAGGATTCTTTGGCTTCTTTAAAAAAACTACTTGGGAACTACGATGCAATGCTGATGAATCCCATGATAAAGAAGTCGAGCTGTGTAATAGGCCGGAACTGGATCCGAATCAGTAAGCAGCTTTCTGACACCATCAAGCTGGAAGAACTGGATATGATATTTTCTAATAAAAACCTGTCTTATGATTTTCCAATAGTATATGGAATGACTATTAAAATTTTGAATGTATCGTATCACAGAGCATTGTACCTTTATTTTTATATGGCGCTCAGAGACCAGATCAGCGCGCTTATACGTCTTGGTTTAGCTGGTCCTTCAAGGGCACATATAGAATTGAGATACATTCTTGAATCGTTTGCAGAACAGATTAGTCTATATGTTCCGGTTTCACATAAGCATGCTTATAAGTCTGCTTATTTATTGGAGATAGCTCAGCTATCTCACGACAAAGTTTATTCAAAATTATTTCAGAATTAA
- the ureG gene encoding urease accessory protein UreG: MKILNMYRHMGHHDGPGHFHHRELTNERRNYKKRAFTVGVGGPVGTGKTAWTLQLCKALRDKMNIAVVTNDIFTKEDAEFLTRNEALSADRIIGVETGGCPHAAIREDVSQNMYALEELMKRFPDIELLFVESGGDNLAAHFSKELVDFSIYVIDVSGGDKIPRKGGPGITQSDLLVINKIDLAPLVNADLSVMERDAKKMRGEGPFVFAKAKDCFGMEAIIDHILYARAAALEKSNKFSIRMR; the protein is encoded by the coding sequence ATGAAAATTTTAAACATGTACAGACATATGGGGCACCATGATGGTCCTGGTCACTTTCATCATCGGGAACTCACTAATGAGCGGAGAAACTACAAGAAGCGAGCCTTTACCGTTGGAGTCGGAGGTCCTGTGGGTACAGGTAAAACAGCCTGGACTCTGCAACTTTGTAAAGCTTTAAGAGATAAAATGAATATCGCTGTGGTAACCAATGATATCTTTACTAAGGAAGATGCGGAGTTTCTTACGAGAAATGAAGCCCTCTCTGCCGACAGAATTATTGGCGTTGAAACCGGAGGATGCCCCCACGCGGCCATAAGAGAAGATGTTTCGCAGAATATGTATGCTCTTGAAGAGCTCATGAAAAGGTTTCCGGATATAGAACTTCTATTTGTAGAAAGTGGTGGTGATAATCTCGCTGCGCACTTTAGCAAGGAACTGGTGGATTTTTCAATTTATGTCATTGATGTTTCCGGTGGTGACAAGATTCCAAGAAAAGGCGGACCGGGAATTACTCAATCTGATTTGCTTGTGATTAATAAGATCGATCTGGCTCCATTGGTAAATGCTGATTTATCAGTAATGGAACGTGATGCAAAGAAGATGCGGGGAGAGGGTCCTTTTGTATTTGCAAAAGCAAAAGATTGTTTTGGCATGGAAGCCATTATTGATCACATTCTGTATGCAAGAGCTGCAGCTCTTGAAAAATCGAACAAATTTTCCATTAGAATGAGGTGA
- a CDS encoding T9SS type A sorting domain-containing protein, with protein sequence MKNLNKSGLLFLLVLFAVRAYCQPVFIENVPVNSTNFISANGKLYFTSGTDLYRSDGTAQGTTFVKSIGEPILEFTNLTVGSFFYFTTKEASGKTALWKSNGYSNNTIKIRSANVIKPLLTYNVALYLGIDDGVHGYELWRATSGNAFSLVKDVYPGSGSGLGSEIVLFNNALYFKGYHPATGSDIWKTNGTSVTEIAVNLPFTGSYESITEVGSTLYFSRNYTANNVQYAELWKTNGTTSGTGLVKQYTNEGDFYYIGIEQLTKFKNKLYFKYFFDAGVKFEGLHVTDGTEAGTVYVERLNIDGSMSDFLEVNNHLVYTGESQGWPGSLIVTDASGSNRYFLHPFNSYNPRRYIAVGDLLFFVDHTEQNYGSLPLDSANYFQLYQSGLSAANTATLRSIFGTSYVGSDNLTEVSGKLFFTTYNDYPIGGGCPSCPKKLFIYDPSTSGFRTASSEESIIEFTAFPNPSDALFNISLVSNTDGNATAEIFRVDGTLVAKVFEGSTAEGEKVEFNWNANGLPSGVYFCKFTSGSKSIVKRLILNN encoded by the coding sequence ATGAAAAATCTGAATAAGTCAGGACTACTTTTTTTATTAGTCCTATTTGCAGTCAGGGCCTATTGTCAACCAGTATTTATTGAAAATGTGCCTGTCAATAGTACGAATTTCATTAGCGCAAATGGAAAACTTTACTTCACTTCCGGGACAGATCTTTATCGTTCAGACGGGACTGCTCAGGGTACAACTTTCGTCAAAAGTATTGGAGAACCAATTTTAGAATTTACAAATCTCACTGTTGGAAGTTTCTTTTATTTTACCACCAAAGAAGCCAGCGGTAAAACTGCCTTATGGAAGAGTAATGGATATTCCAATAATACTATTAAAATAAGATCTGCCAATGTTATCAAGCCTCTTCTTACTTATAATGTAGCCCTTTATTTAGGGATAGATGACGGTGTTCATGGATATGAACTATGGAGAGCTACTTCCGGTAATGCCTTCAGTCTGGTTAAAGATGTATATCCGGGTTCAGGATCAGGTCTTGGAAGTGAAATAGTACTTTTTAATAATGCTTTGTACTTTAAAGGTTATCATCCTGCCACCGGATCAGACATTTGGAAAACTAACGGAACCTCTGTAACCGAGATAGCAGTGAACCTCCCTTTTACAGGTTCTTATGAATCTATAACAGAGGTAGGCTCTACGCTTTATTTCTCCAGGAATTACACAGCGAATAATGTACAATATGCTGAATTGTGGAAAACAAACGGAACAACATCTGGAACAGGCCTTGTAAAGCAGTATACAAATGAGGGAGACTTTTATTATATAGGTATCGAACAACTCACCAAATTTAAGAACAAATTATACTTTAAATATTTCTTTGATGCGGGAGTTAAATTTGAAGGTTTGCATGTAACTGATGGTACAGAAGCGGGAACGGTCTATGTTGAGAGACTGAATATAGATGGAAGCATGAGTGATTTTCTGGAGGTAAATAATCATCTTGTATATACAGGAGAAAGCCAAGGTTGGCCTGGGTCTTTGATTGTCACGGATGCAAGTGGCTCTAATAGATATTTTTTGCATCCTTTTAATAGTTATAATCCAAGAAGATATATAGCAGTTGGGGACCTGCTTTTCTTTGTGGATCACACAGAGCAAAATTATGGATCTTTACCTCTGGATTCTGCAAATTACTTTCAGCTATATCAAAGTGGTTTAAGTGCAGCTAACACTGCTACTTTGAGAAGCATTTTTGGTACATCATATGTCGGTTCGGATAATCTGACAGAGGTAAGTGGCAAGTTGTTCTTTACTACTTATAATGATTATCCGATAGGTGGAGGATGTCCTTCATGCCCTAAAAAATTATTTATCTATGATCCATCTACTTCAGGTTTCAGGACAGCTTCTTCTGAAGAATCTATAATTGAGTTTACTGCATTTCCCAATCCTTCTGATGCATTGTTTAACATTAGTTTAGTGAGCAATACTGATGGTAATGCAACGGCGGAAATTTTCAGAGTTGATGGAACCTTGGTAGCTAAAGTTTTCGAAGGATCAACTGCAGAAGGCGAAAAGGTAGAATTTAACTGGAACGCTAATGGATTGCCAAGCGGTGTTTATTTCTGCAAATTCACCTCAGGTTCGAAGTCAATTGTAAAGAGATTAATACTAAATAATTAA